The proteins below come from a single Metarhizium brunneum chromosome 1, complete sequence genomic window:
- the plc1_1 gene encoding 1-phosphatidylinositol 4,5-bisphosphate phosphodiesterase 1 has translation MTSSDSETQQMTGTSSVDQTMYTLSAQSRRSRPGLVQTNFNSNSQTVHVPGSAISASSAASSSQQGSPIMSPSTAVLTTNSSIQASPEPLRPRDDDQFSASFQLPDSVLTRKTSTNSLGRSWVGSTSPIAEAVVPESRSNSVSATSTGTTPTTTSKGNLMRRLSSRASRASRTLSGRRRQSSATPASRDGSIGPCFLRRRSDSNNTAPDYVPTPSTDSESDLDERDDLLLIKSSFLDHIPKGSSANSTTGSVTGSANNMAGPVIPLQLQRGTWLRKISKKNRSKRICLIYERETNKLVWDRARPHKFLHVDDIREIRFDSDIQQYARDFNIPESERLTWFTILYTMPDKSKSKLMHLMADSIETTNLWINFLDAMLRHRQDVMTALMTFNDKAIQQYWQSEMTKKFGDNPRSEDQEELDIIGVMRVCQNLHIYSSQSTLQANFRLADARHREALRFEEFLDFVRLMRQRPDVQRIIRSIAAKPDKGLTFVEFLSFLKDYQGEDIEANVTTWERHFNKFVRKHRADDLGGLKVLQDDMYMSEAALVGFLSSRQNGPLAEEPQEYTLDRPMNEYFISSSHNTYLLGRQVAGQSSVEGYIRALAQGCRCVEVDCWDGSDGQPQVVHGRTLTSAISFKEVMTTINKYAFVKSSFPLWISLEVHCSPSQQALMVDIMKEAFGARLMTEPLDPSSDKLPSPSELMERILIKVKKPRGGRDESLPAEPVGRRRGSSLSSPVSKPTVPDNGAFSPSPSLPQSPLLSASNQARRLVSKSRVNTIAEGEVHDVPSSSTSDNESGSEIGGSVRRSQNKTTRYLGALGVYCAGVKFFGFEDPAAKTFNHIFSFMETSFAKHSRTKDAKMALDIHNMRYLMRVYPDGLRLASSNFDPLIYWRRGVQMAALNWQTFDLGMQLNNAMFQGGKDESGYVLKPDELRDIQIQPYNSAIAEGKKERSVVTFAIDVISAQQLMRPANLAANKSMDTYVEVEVFHANDKRDKKEVGSGLTHALDSPLKFQTDVVRENGFNPMFADGQFKFTVTTKHPELIFVRWSVKLASYGESYNSKEGSAIATYTAKLNNLKGGYRTIPLHNHAGDQYLFSTLFCRINVEPIQTKLFDIAAPVQDGGKLNRFGGKVFGRTSTSPRSTFEKSSMEKNSFDSFA, from the coding sequence ATGACATCAAGTGACTCAGAAACTCAGCAGATGACTGGCACTTCAAGTGTAGACCAAACAATGTATACACTCTCTGCCCAGTCGCGGCGCTCTCGGCCCGGCCTCGTTCAGACTAACTTCAACTCCAATTCACAAACCGTACACGTACCGGGTTCAGCAATTAGCGCCTCTTCGGCAGCTTCTAGCTCACAACAAGGATCGCCAATTATGTCACCCAGTACTGCCGTCTTGACGACTAACTCATCGATTCAGGCTTCGCCGGAACCCCTCCGACCACGGGATGATGATCAGTTCTCGGCGAGCTTTCAGCTTCCAGACTCTGTTTTAACCCGCAAGACAAGCACCAATTCCCTCGGCAGGAGTTGGGTCGGTAGCACCAGCCCCATTGCAGAGGCAGTAGTCCCGGAATCCCGAAGTAATAGCGTATCTGCTACTTCCACTGGCACTACACCTACCACAACCAGCAAGGGAAACTTAATGCGCAGATTATCCAGCCGAGCAAGCCGAGCATCAAGGACTTTGAGTGGCAGAAGGAGGCAATCTTCTGCAACACCAGCTAGCAGAGACGGGAGCATTGGCCCGTGTTTTTTGCGGCGGCGCAGTGACAGCAACAATACTGCTCCTGACTACGTCCCTACACCTTCAACCGACTCGGAATCTGACCTTGACGAGAGAGATGATCTCTTGTTAATTAAATCTTCATTCCTTGATCACATTCCCAAAGGATCTTCTGCAAATAGCACTACAGGGTCCGTTACAGGCAGTGCTAACAACATGGCCGGCCCAGTCATCCCTTTGCAGTTGCAACGTGGCACATGGTTGAGAAAAATCTCAAAGAAGAATCGGTCAAAACGCATCTGCCTCATTTATGAACGAGAAACAAACAAGCTAGTTTGGGATAGAGCCCGCCCTCACAAATTTCTACACGTCGATGATATTAGAGAAATTCGATTTGACTCCGACATCCAGCAATATGCTAGAGACTTCAATATTCCCGAATCGGAACGATTGACCTGGTTTACGATTCTTTACACTATGCCTGACAAGTCTAAGTCAAAACTCATGCATCTCATGGCTGACAGCATCGAGACGACTAACCTCTGGATTAACTTCCTTGACGCCATGCTGAGACACAGACAAGATGTTATGACGGCACTGATGACCTTCAACGACAAAGCCATCCAGCAATACTGGCAATCTGAGATGACAAAGAAGTTTGGCGACAATCCTCGAAGTGAGGACCAGGAGGAACTCGACATCATCGGCGTAATGCGAGTATGTCAGAACCTGCACATTTATAGCTCACAATCCACTCTTCAAGCCAACTTTAGGCTTGCCGACGCTCGTCACCGCGAAGCCCTTCGATTCGAGGAATTCTTGGATTTTGTTCGGCTTATGCGTCAGCGACCAGATGTGCAGCGCATCATTCGAAGCATCGCCGCCAAGCCTGATAAAGGCCTGACCTTTGTGGagtttctttccttcttgaAAGACTACCAAGGTGAGGACATTGAAGCTAACGTCACCACGTGGGAAAGGCACTTCAACAAGTTTGTTCGCAAGCACCGAGCCGATGATCTGGGCGGACTAAAGGTTTTACAAGAcgacatgtacatgtcaGAAGCCGCATTGGTTGGATTCCTATCTTCCCGACAAAATGGTCCCCTAGCAGAAGAGCCTCAAGAATACACTTTGGATCGCCCCATGAACGAGTATTTCATCTCCAGCTCTCACAATACCTACCTTCTTGGTCGACAGGTTGCTGGCCAATCCAGCGTTGAAGGTTACATCCGCGCGCTTGCTCAAGGGTGTCGATGTGTCGAAGTAGACTGTTGGGACGGTTCTGACGGTCAGCCCCAAGTAGTCCATGGACGGACTCTCACTTCAGCCATCAGCTTCAAGGAGGTCATGACAACCATCAACAAATATGCATTTGTAAAGTCCAGCTTCCCTCTTTGGATCTCTCTCGAGGTTCATTGCAGCCCGTCTCAACAAGCCTTGATGGTGGATATCATGAAGGAGGCTTTTGGGGCTAGACTGATGACGGAGCCACTGGACCCTTCGTCAGACAAGCTACCCTCTCCCTCCGAGCTGATGGAGAGGATTCTCATCAAGGTCAAGAAGCCACGTGGAGGCAGGGATGAGAGCCTTCCGGCAGAACCAgttggccggcggcgcggaAGCAGCTTGAGCTCGCCAGTTTCGAAACCAACTGTCCCAGACAATGGCGCCTTTTCACCTTCACCTTCACTCCCTCAGAGTCCCCTTTTGTCAGCCTCAAACCAAGCCCGACGACTTGTCAGCAAAAGCCGTGTCAACACCATCGCCGAGGGAGAGGTGCACGACGTTCCGAGCAGTAGCACAAGCGATAATGAGAGTGGAAGTGAAATCGGAGGCTCCGTCCGACGATCGCAAAATAAGACAACACGATATCTCGGTGCGCTTGGTGTGTACTGTGCTGGGGTCAAGTTCTTTGGGTTCGAAGATCCGGCAGCCAAAACGTTCAACCACATCTTCTCCTTCATGGAGACCAGTTTCGCCAAGCACTCACGGACTAAGGATGCCAAGATGGCACTTGACATTCACAACATGCGGTATCTGATGCGAGTGTACCCTGACGGACTACGACTGGCTTCGAGCAACTTTGATCCTCTCATCTATTGGCGGCGCGGTGTTCAGATGGCAGCTCTTAACTGGCAGACTTTCGACTTGGGCATGCAACTCAACAACGCCATGttccaaggcggcaaggatGAGTCTGGATATGTCCTGAAGCCTGATGAGCTTCGTGACATTCAGATTCAGCCATATAACTCTGCGATTGCCGAAGGCAAGAAGGAGAGGTCCGTAGTGACGTTTGCTATTGACGTCATCTCAGCCCAGCAACTAATGAGGCCTGCAAACCTTGCCGCCAACAAGTCCATGGATACTTATGTCGAAGTGGAAGTCTTCCATGCCAACGATAAGCGAGACAAAAAGGAAGTTGGGTCGGGGCTGACGCACGCCCTTGACTCGCCACTCAAATTCCAGACGGATGTTGTACGCGAGAACGGCTTCAATCCCATGTTTGCTGATGGCCAGTTCAAATTTACCGTAACGACCAAGCACCCAGAGCTGATCTTTGTACGCTGGTCTGTCAAGCTAGCTAGCTACGGAGAGAGCTACAATAGCAAAGAAGGCTCGGCCATTGCCACATACACTGCAAAACTCAACAACCTCAAAGGGGGATACCGCACCATACCGCTTCACAACCATGCAGGTGATCAATACTTGTTCTCGACACTATTCTGCAGGATAAATGTTGAACCCATTCAAACAAAGCTCTTCGATATTGCTGCTCCAGTACAGGACGGCGGCAAGCTCAACCGCTTCGGAGGCAAGGTGTTTGGCCGGACCAGCACGAGTCCTCGCAGCACATTTGAGAAGAGCAGCATGGAAAAGAACAGTTTTGATAGCTTTGCCTAG